The Candidatus Sysuiplasma acidicola genome includes the window TCGTCGTTTTCCACCTTAACGTCGTAAACCTTCAGAGGCTTCACGTCGCCGCCATCCTCAGGCGCAGAAACGACTGCTCCGGTGGAGGGATTGAATGTCGCATAATGAAAGCTGCATATCAGATTCCCTCCTTCGAGCATTCCGTTGGAAAGATCGTCGTTCTCGTGCGTGCATCTGAGCGACGTGGCGAATAACTTTTCCCCGTCCCTGATGATCAATATCTCGATGCTGCCTGCTTGGGTTCTCAGGAGCCCCGAAACCGGAATGTCGCCAAGGTTGGCGACGCGTTGCCATGCCATAGATGGTGAAGAAACAACTGCCTATAAACGGTTTCGAAAAAAAGCGGCGACTGCAGTTGATGCGATTTCACTGTTGTGTAAGCAGTCTCAGAGCTTCCTCTTTTGTCTCCGGGTTCTTCTCGAAAGTTCCACGGATAGCGTTCGATACTGTTTCTGAGTTGAAAGATCTGGCTCCTCTCATCTCCATACACATGTGTCTTGCCCTGATGAAAACCATCACACCTTTGGCTCCAAGCTTGTTGAACAGAAAATCTGCGATTTCACTTGTCAGCCGTTCCTGCACCTGTGGTCTCGATGCGAAATATTTCACCGTTCTAGGCAGCTTTGACAGGCCAACGATTCGCTCTCCGGGAATGTAGGCTATCGACACGTCGCCAATAATCGGCAGCAGATGATGTTCGCACATTGAGTACAGTGGTATAGACCGTATAGCAAGTATATCGTGATAACCCGGATTTTTGAACGAAGTCATCCCCGGCTCTGTATCGCCATTCATGCCTGAGAACAGCTCAGAATACATTCCGTAGACACGTCGCGGCGTGTTCCTGAAGACTTCGGTGTCCTCTTTTACTCCTATTTCCCTCAATATCGTTCTCACGGCTTCTTCGATGCGTGCCTGCGACCTGGAACTCCTCATTGAGTTACGACCCCACTTAATTGACTTTCATAGAATATAAGTACTTTGAGTTAGCGATGATGTCACAACGAGTGCCGGCTTTTGACAGTTGCGGCGCTGCCGATCTATTTAAGCAAATACCAGGATGACAAAGAAATGGCAAATCTGGCAGGAAGAACAGCACTTGTGACGGGTGCGGCCAAGAGGATCGGCCGTGAGATTTCTATCGCAATAGCAAGCGACGGCGCTGACGTCGTTCTTCATTACAACAGTTCACTGAGCGAAGCAGAATCGTTGAAAACAGAAATAAAGGCAATGGGAAGGAACGCATGGACAGTGGGCCAGAAATTCACGGGCCCAGATTCTGCGGACGAACTTATGGAAAAAGCGACAGATGCTGCCGGCAGGGTCGACATACTAATCAACAGCGCTTCTGTCTATCCCGCCGCCCTGGAAAAATCACATGAGCGGGAGAAAATGGGGTCGACAGTCATGACAAATACATGGATTCCATGGATCCTCTCCAACCGTTTCTCCAAAATCGTTGACAGTGGCGACATAATAAATCTGCTGGACACGAGAATCTCGGGACACGACATAGGGCGGCCGGTTTATTACCTCAGTAAACAGTTGTTGAGATACATCACGGAAGAACTTGCGTTGATCCTTGCACCGCGATTCAGAGTAAATGCAATTGCACCTGGACTCATCCTGCCCCCTGAAGGCAAAGGTCCGGCCTATTTTGAGAAGCTCAAATCGGATGTGCCACTTAAGAAGAGCGGCGAGGCACGGGATGTTTCAAACGCAGTCCTGTTTCTGCTGCACAGCGGATTCATAACAGGTCAGATAATATTCATAGACGGTGGCCAGCACCTGCTGCACAGGGTTTACGGAGCCGGAAAATAAATCTATTAATCATCTGTGTCATCGGGTTAAACAGAAAATGAGGGAACTGCGTGAGGCAGGAAAATAGTGAGGATGAGGAGCAGGGCGACACGATAATAATCGACAGATTGCACCTCAGATGTATCATAGGCATTAATGACATCGAAAGAAAGCAGAAGCAGGATGTTCTGATAAATGTCGAACTGTTGACAGATATGGCGGAGGCGATAAGGACTGACAGAATAGAGTCGACCGTCGACTATAAGTCGGTGACGAAAGAGATTATTTCCAAGGTTGAAGGTTCCGAGTTTTTCCTGCTCGAGGCCATGGCTGGCATGATCGCAGACATTTGCGTGGCAAAACACGGCGTCAAAAGGGCCAGAGTGACCGTGGAAAAACCCGGAGCACTGAGGTTCGCGAAAAGCGTTGGAGTTCGGATAACAAGGGAAAAGAAAGATCATCATGGCTGATGTGTATCTGTCGCTCGGATCGAATCTTGAACCGGAGAAGAACATCAGACTCGCTCTCGGTGAATTGTTTCGAAATCCGGGCGTTATCGGTTTGTCGACTGTTTACCGCACTTCGCCAATAAAGAGCGTGGAACAGCCGGACTTCTATAACTGCGTGGCCAGATGTGAGACGTCTGTAGGACCGCACGAACTCAAATTCACCATTCTCAGAGAGATTGAGGCAAGGCTTGGAAGAAAAAGGGTGGCCAACAGATATGCTCCAAGGACAATTGACATCGACCTGATAATATATGGAGAGGAGTGCTTTGACGAAAGGGGGCTGCATATTCCGGACCCGGATATCAGACACAGACCGTTTCTTGCATTCTGCCTGCAGGAATTGAACGACAGATTGTCTGTGCCTTGCGCTCATCTGAACATATGGGAAATAACAACGACGATCAGCAGGAAAGGCATGAAACCATTGGACAGATACACCACGGAACTGCGGGAAGAGTTTAAACTTCACTGATTCCCTTGATTCGATTATTCCTGATAGTCGCACCGATCGTTATTGCACGAAAATACCTTGATCTCGCCTTTTTCACCATACACGGGCTTAAGCTGCCCGCTGCCGCACCTTGGACAGAAATATATGAAATCAGAGACTCGATGAGAGGACAGGATATCCCAAATTATCTTTCTTGACAGATATCCGGCCATGTCCGAGACAGTAACATAACCCACTACCTTGCCATTATTTGTCACTGTAGTCCGCTCGAGACCGTTACGTACCAGATACTCGGCAACCTTTGGCAATGAGAGATTGTGAGGCACAGACGGGAGTGGTCTCCGCATCACTGCCTTGACAGGCACTTCGTCAGGTCTTTTGTTTCTGAGGATGAATCTCTTAATCAGGCTTCGCTCGCTGAGCAGACCGACCGGAAAACCGTCTGCATTTGTCACAATAATGCCATACACCTTATGCTTGGTCATCATTTGGACAGCTTCAAAAATGGTGGCGTCTTCACTGATAGTCTGATAGTCCGAACTCATGATGTCTTCCAGTTTCACAATCTGCACTCAGCCTGGGGGCAACCTTGACTCTCCGTCCGCGGCGCCTATGCCAATAATCCTGCCGCTTCCTATATAACAATGGCGCTTTCGACCATGCTAAATGCGACAAAATGAACTGGATTCACCAGTTCATGATGGGATTCGGGAAACATGGCCCGGATTCATGTCCATAATTCAGCGTTCTTCGCTGGCCATTTTGATAAGCATCTGATGCTGATTGCAATTCGAGGACTGGCATTATGCAATATACTAGCACGTTCAGCCGGCAGGTTATCTGCCATAGACCCAGTCGGTGAACCTGTAAACACTTTTCGGAAAGACGGTTGGCGTGCTGTGCCGGACCAGGTCGAAATTATCGTTGTTGGGAATCCATGGGAAAAGCTTAACTTATACGTGTTCATCTTCTAAAGGGGTTTAGAGAATGGCTGCTAATCGCAAGATTAATTGTCCGGCATGCGGTTTTTCCATAAGTGCCGACTCACGGTCCTGTGATTTTTGCGGCTACGAGTTTGAGACCGACATTGACGAGAAGCCATCAGCATCTGCATTCAAGTCGGAGCTCGCGCCCAAGCAGGCTGAGAATCCTGGAGCGGAGGCTCAGAAGAAGAACGTAAACGGCAAAAAGAAAGGGAATAATAAGACTAAACCCGCCACCGCTGACCAGAAGCCGGAAGATGAGCAGGTTCCTGCCGTGGCGCCTGCCATGGTGTCTCAGACGCCGGTTCAACCGGCTGCCGTTAATAGCTCCACCCGAAGTGCTATTTCTGCCGAGGACAGAATAAAGGAGCTGGAAAGGCAGCTTTCTGAAGCAGAGAATGAACTCGATGTAATATCGAAGATACTTGTTGACCAGCCAAAGGAGATGAAACAGGAATCTGCGCCTGGCGCCGCAAGCGTCATGCCGGCAACTTCCCAGGCGGCTAAGTCCTCTGACGGTGAAACACAGAGACGTGTTACCACAGACAGGCAAAGCATTCAGACGACACCGAACTCATCGACCGCATTTGATGCTTCAAAGAAAAACAGGACTCCGCTGCACCTGAAGTTTAGAGCCCTGAATGCTGTCTCGATAGCGATAGGAGTGGCTGTCTATGTTGCCTCGGTGTTTCTATCCTCGAGCCTGGGCAGCCTGGAGGAGTATTTCCTGATGTTTTCGGGCGCCGTACTCATTACGCTGGGCCTCTATGCATCGATCGAGACCGCAGAGATTGAGCAACGCCAGACAGTCTATCATGGCTGAAATGCAATGCCGGAAGAGCCATAAATTCAGCGCGTATCGACATAAAGTGGCGGTCCGCCCATGTTCGCGCAAACCGTGCATTGACATAAGCAAGGACAGACGGTACTGCGTGAAAGAAAGACAGAGTGCAACAATTATATGCCTGATACCGGTAAACAGATCACGTGATTTGCCTTGGCATTGAGGGAACAGCCCACACGGTCGGCATCGGAATAGTCGATTCCGGTGGCAATGTACTGGCGGAGGGAAGCCATATGTATCGCCCTGAGAAAGGGGGCATACATCCCAGGGAGGCTGCAAACCATCACGCAGAACATGTCGTTCCACTCATAGAGGACACTCTGAAGCGATCCGGAATAAGCATTGAGTCTATTGACGTCATAGCCTTTTCACAGGGTCCGGGACTCGGACCTTGTCTGAGAACGGTTGCAACGGCCGCCAGGGCTATCTCGATTTCTCTTTCCAAACCGCTGATAGGTGTAAACCACTGCGTAGCACACCTCGAAATTGGCAGGATGAAACATGCCGTAGATGATCCGGTAATGCTCTACGCATCCGGCGGAAACACACAGGTCATCGCTTACTCGAAACCCAGATACAGGGTGTTCGGAGAGACCATGGACATCGGCGTGGGAAACATGCTTGACAAGTTCGGCATAATGGCAGGACTGGGATTCTATGCCGGGCCCGTGATAGAAAAGCTGGCAAAAGCCGGTACGAAACTGATTGATCTGCCATACTCTGTCAAGGGCATGGATGTTTCGTTTTCCGGCATTCTCACGGCTGCGAAACAGCAACTGAAAAATGGCTGTTCACAGGAGGATCT containing:
- a CDS encoding Rieske 2Fe-2S domain-containing protein; this translates as MAWQRVANLGDIPVSGLLRTQAGSIEILIIRDGEKLFATSLRCTHENDDLSNGMLEGGNLICSFHYATFNPSTGAVVSAPEDGGDVKPLKVYDVKVENDEVLVNI
- the folK gene encoding 2-amino-4-hydroxy-6-hydroxymethyldihydropteridine diphosphokinase is translated as MADVYLSLGSNLEPEKNIRLALGELFRNPGVIGLSTVYRTSPIKSVEQPDFYNCVARCETSVGPHELKFTILREIEARLGRKRVANRYAPRTIDIDLIIYGEECFDERGLHIPDPDIRHRPFLAFCLQELNDRLSVPCAHLNIWEITTTISRKGMKPLDRYTTELREEFKLH
- a CDS encoding bifunctional N(6)-L-threonylcarbamoyladenine synthase/serine/threonine protein kinase, whose translation is MICLGIEGTAHTVGIGIVDSGGNVLAEGSHMYRPEKGGIHPREAANHHAEHVVPLIEDTLKRSGISIESIDVIAFSQGPGLGPCLRTVATAARAISISLSKPLIGVNHCVAHLEIGRMKHAVDDPVMLYASGGNTQVIAYSKPRYRVFGETMDIGVGNMLDKFGIMAGLGFYAGPVIEKLAKAGTKLIDLPYSVKGMDVSFSGILTAAKQQLKNGCSQEDLCFSLQETVFSMLTEVTERAIAQAEKSEIVLAGGVARNRRLSQMVHEMAADRGARVFEPPFEYLVDNGVMIAWNGLLAYGSGQRMSIESSAVNQRYRTDQVQVTWR
- a CDS encoding SDR family oxidoreductase, translating into MANLAGRTALVTGAAKRIGREISIAIASDGADVVLHYNSSLSEAESLKTEIKAMGRNAWTVGQKFTGPDSADELMEKATDAAGRVDILINSASVYPAALEKSHEREKMGSTVMTNTWIPWILSNRFSKIVDSGDIINLLDTRISGHDIGRPVYYLSKQLLRYITEELALILAPRFRVNAIAPGLILPPEGKGPAYFEKLKSDVPLKKSGEARDVSNAVLFLLHSGFITGQIIFIDGGQHLLHRVYGAGK
- a CDS encoding CBS domain-containing protein, whose protein sequence is MSSDYQTISEDATIFEAVQMMTKHKVYGIIVTNADGFPVGLLSERSLIKRFILRNKRPDEVPVKAVMRRPLPSVPHNLSLPKVAEYLVRNGLERTTVTNNGKVVGYVTVSDMAGYLSRKIIWDILSSHRVSDFIYFCPRCGSGQLKPVYGEKGEIKVFSCNNDRCDYQE
- a CDS encoding dihydroneopterin aldolase, whose translation is MIIDRLHLRCIIGINDIERKQKQDVLINVELLTDMAEAIRTDRIESTVDYKSVTKEIISKVEGSEFFLLEAMAGMIADICVAKHGVKRARVTVEKPGALRFAKSVGVRITREKKDHHG
- the folE gene encoding GTP cyclohydrolase I FolE, whose protein sequence is MRSSRSQARIEEAVRTILREIGVKEDTEVFRNTPRRVYGMYSELFSGMNGDTEPGMTSFKNPGYHDILAIRSIPLYSMCEHHLLPIIGDVSIAYIPGERIVGLSKLPRTVKYFASRPQVQERLTSEIADFLFNKLGAKGVMVFIRARHMCMEMRGARSFNSETVSNAIRGTFEKNPETKEEALRLLTQQ